One genomic region from Penaeus monodon isolate SGIC_2016 chromosome 24, NSTDA_Pmon_1, whole genome shotgun sequence encodes:
- the LOC119588771 gene encoding uncharacterized protein LOC119588771, with amino-acid sequence MRFPMMKLCVVLLVAVAAASGTSLTPQANAGSGIPGKFLEIMSKHFSDSLKYLYTSKQYDSQYMQRPGMAKYLMEASDFEWEQGLDFLKKYMQRQGTIANFRHNLNVLGKGELTFENGEDKFEKYFGTFTNLISDAETKFSQMNHQDLRNGFIVSFADLPLPR; translated from the exons ATGCGATTCCCCATGATGAAGCTCTGCGTGGTCCTGTTAGTGGCTGTTGCTGCTGCCAGCGGTACGAGCTTAACTCCACAAG CAAATGCAGGTTCTGGAATTCCGGGAAAGTTTTTGGAAATTATGAGTAAACACTTCAGTGATTCTCTAAAATACCTCTATACA AGCAAGCAGTATGATAGCCAGTACATGCAGCGCCCTGGCATGGCCAAATACCTGATGGAGGCCAGCGACTTCGAGTGGGAACAAGGGCTTGACTTCCTTAAGAAATATATGCAGAGACAAGGAACCATTGCGAATTTCAGGCATAATCTGAATGTGTTGGGCAAG GGAGAACTTACATTTGAAAATGGTGAAGATAAATTCGAGAAGTATTTTGGAACTTTCACCAACTTGATTAGTGACGCCGAAACCAAGTTCAGTCAAATGAACCACCAAGATTTAAGGAATGGGTT CATTGTTTCTTTTGCAGATTTGCCACTACCTCGATGA
- the LOC119588769 gene encoding uncharacterized protein LOC119588769, producing the protein MRILFINIYVAVVALVTIRAQSPEANDSSESQQSNEETVAGGKKMMNLMNKHLQDSLTYLFTSKQYHSQYWERPGMAKYLKELSDKEWEEGLDTLKKFMQRGGKIGDFREQVKVSARGQLRSSSDEMKNDPMPESLKKIHRDSKRKFSIRNGLMVKVCTKDAEICHFLEEGLAKEAERMYELKSYHTIAFGLKTGGVGLSLFDASL; encoded by the exons ATGCGGATACTGTTCATCAACATCTATGTGGCGGTTGTGGCTTTGGTGACCATCCGTGCACAGTCACCAGAGGCAAATGACTCATCTGAAAGTCAACAATCGAATGAAG AAACAGTAGCAGgtgggaagaaaatgatgaacCTTATGAACAAACACCTGCAAGATTCACTGACTTACCTGTTTACC AGTAAGCAGTATCACAGCCAGTACTGGGAGCGCCCAGGTATGGCAAAATACCTGAAAGAACTGAGTGATAAGGAATGGGAAGAAGGACTTGATACACTGAAGAAGTTCATGCAACGTGGAGGAAAGATTGGAGATTTCAGAGAACAAGTTAAAGTATCTGCTAGG GGTCAGCTTCGTTCCTCCAGCGATGAAATGAAGAATGACCCCATGCcggaaagtttgaaaaaaatccATAGAGATTCCAAGAGGAAATTTAGTATAAGAAATGGGCTCATGGTGAAAGTTTGCACTAAAGACGCAGAG ATATGCCACTTCCTTGAGGAAGGTCTTGCCAAAGAGGCCGAGAGGATGTACGAGTTGAAGAGCTACCATACCATTGCATTTGGCCTGAAGACTGGAGGCGTGGGCCTCAGTCTGTTTGACGCCAGTTTGTAA
- the LOC119588772 gene encoding ferritin subunit-like (The sequence of the model RefSeq protein was modified relative to this genomic sequence to represent the inferred CDS: added 51 bases not found in genome assembly) — translation MARFLLASVLILEYGLWVVGHPCNGTNLQGCASTLEANFHCDGTNGDTTGFPKEVCYIEKCTGAIKSHIKNEFDAAFLYMHMGAYFAQDTVARPGMAKFMLESASEERSHGILMLDYLNKRGVPIKDDIHFTFNETNISGEHKKESLTLLMALETALTMEMTVTNQIHHVVKECEHDYHGADVFTNPILDEQHEGIRKLQGAIQEYKNLLHGHDDHDEKAMVDFIFDQKLLKESL, via the exons ATGGCACGCTTTCTTCTGGCTTCAGTGCTCATCCTTG GCTGTGCTTCTACTTTGGAAGCCAATTTTCATTGCGACGGCACCAATGGAGATACAACGG GTTTTCCCAAAGAGGTGTGCTACATTGAGAAGTGCACCGGTGCTATCAAGAGTCATATCAAGAATGAGTTTGACGCAGCCTTCTTATACATGCATATG GGGGCCTACTTTGCCCAGGACACCGTAGCTAGACCTGGTATGGCCAAGTTTATGCTAGAATCCGCATCGGAGGAGAGGAGCCATGGCATCCTTATGCTTGACTATCTCAACAAGCGAGGTGTCCCTATCAAAGATGATATCCATTTTACATTTAATGAGACTAAT ATCAGTGGTGAACATAAAAAAGAATCCCTTACCCTGCTTATGGCGCTCGAAACGGCTCTCACGATGGAGATGACT GTTACAAACCAGATTCACCACGTCGTTAAGGAATGCGAGCATGACTACCATGGAGCCGACGTGTTCACCAACCCCATTTTAGACGAGCAGCACGAAGGCATCCGTAAACTTCAGGGCGCCATCCAGGAATACAAAAACCTTCTGCATGGCCACGACGATCACGATGAGAAGGCCATGGTGGACTTCATCTTTGACCAAAAGCTTTTGAAGGAATCCCTTTAA